A stretch of DNA from Meiothermus sp. Pnk-1:
GGAGAGCGTGCGCCGCCTCACGCCCTATGCTGCCGAGGCCCTCGAGGTCTTGCGCAAAACCCTCATCGGCCCCAAGCTCGAGCGCCCCTCGGCCGTCTACTACCACTCCTACGACGTGATCGATCCGAAGGTGTACCGGCGGGTTGTCGCAGCTATCGAACAGCGTAAGGTGCTCGAGCTCACCTACAAGCCCACCAACGTCAAGCGTAGTCTCAGTGAGCACACCTTCGAGCCCTATCGCATCATCTTCTGGAACGGGCATTACTACCTGGTTGGTCGTAGCCGCACTTTTAGCCACAAGCCAGGGGGTGGCCTGATGCACCTACGCCTCGACCGAATCCTCGAGGCCAAGGTCGCGGTAGCCTGGCACGAGGGCCAGAAGGTGCCCGACACCCTGACTTTCCCCGAGCCCGACTTCGACCCCCAGGCTTACGTCGAGCGCAGCTTCGGGACCTTCGGCGGCGACGGCGAGCCCGAGGAGGTCGTGCTGCACTTCCCGGCCCACAACGCCAAGGCGGCCGCCGAGGTCCAGCGCCACCCCAGCCGGGAGTTGCTTCCCCAGGACGACGGGTCGTTGATCTACAAGCTCACGGTGCCCGTCACCGAGGAGTTGGTGTGGTGGGTGGCTTCTTGGAAGGGCCTGCGGGTCCTCGCGCCTGATCACCTGCGCGAGAAGGTGCGCCGGCACTGCCTCGAGCTTGCCTATTTGAACCAGTAGTTAATCTCCTACGGAGTTGATCATTTCCCTCTCCCATCGACGTCATATCATTTCGATCCTCTACGAGGAAAAAGTACGAGGCCAGAATGGATTTCCTTAGAACGACGTTCAGCAAGCAATAATTTAGCTGCTTAAGTATGGCGCTTCAAGCCCCCGATGTT
This window harbors:
- a CDS encoding YafY family protein; translation: MTNENDIRLIQRLEDGAVLSAAELAEYLGISRASVYRVIQRCENRGYNILREKGRFRLASRDRDAGRFEFSLSAQQAHDLVAAVESVRRLTPYAAEALEVLRKTLIGPKLERPSAVYYHSYDVIDPKVYRRVVAAIEQRKVLELTYKPTNVKRSLSEHTFEPYRIIFWNGHYYLVGRSRTFSHKPGGGLMHLRLDRILEAKVAVAWHEGQKVPDTLTFPEPDFDPQAYVERSFGTFGGDGEPEEVVLHFPAHNAKAAAEVQRHPSRELLPQDDGSLIYKLTVPVTEELVWWVASWKGLRVLAPDHLREKVRRHCLELAYLNQ